The DNA region AAACAGGAAGGAGAAAAGCAGACAAGGGTCACCCATCATGCATACATACATATTGAACGATACCAATCTTCACAGCATGGTAGAAGTCGGGACCAAGGTACCAATTTCTCATAAAGCAGTTCAATGGGAAAGGATGCTTCACAATGCCATAATCATAATCAACATCTAGCAGAGGCGAGCTCTCACTGATTTGAAGCCGACCCTCCATAAACCTAATGGTACTTTCCTCCCCACCTTAAATGACAAAAAAAAAAGCTGTGTCGGATAAACATCTGAAtaaagaaataaagaaaactGAAAGATAGATCCATAGGCCAGAAAACAAGATTGGAGCCAAAATAACTTTCACCCAAATTAAGCAGGGCCATGCATGACCAAATTAAAACAAAGCTTTAGGTGTTTCACCAACTTCTTGGACGTCTTTATAATCAATTTTAACTTCAGTAATTTCAACAGTTCATGAGCATAAAATAGTACCATTCCTTTCATGTTTCACCAATATTCAGTTCAGTTACATTTCTTTGTGATCAGATATATTTATAAACTGGGACAGTTACTAAGCAAGTAGTTTTTCTAGAAAACACTATGCACAGTATGGATGAGAGAGGCAGCACAGTGTTTTGCCTAGCAGGCACTAGAAGGGTCGAGATGAAGTGGTTTTATAGCAGATAGCAACAATAGAACAGGTGCAGCACGCTCAGCTATATTTCTTAACTTCTTGGTTGTGCATGTCTCCTAAGTATTAAGAGTAAGTATTTGAAATGGACAGGACCACAATATGTAATAAAGAACCATAGAAAAATCTGAATGTATCTGAAGCTTAACTGACACTAAACATGAAACATTGTGCCATAGAGGTCACAGCAGGACATACAGGCCTCTACAGCGAAGTGGAGGAGCTTGAAAAAAGATTTTAGGGGACCAAACTCAGATATTGCATCTCCTAAGAAATGTCTGTAGCGGCCAGAGTCACCCTTGAGGACTTGACCCAAATTAAGATCTGCCTATGGGTACACTACAGCACACCACACCAGTTGCTGCTCAGCGGCCATTACCTTCTACCCACAAGACTACTTAATACAATCAGATACGATAATCTTCTGCTTATCTGCCGAATTCCTATTTTATTATGCGGCTGAGAGTAGAACTATTGGTATGCGTGACTTCCAACTATTGGTTAACTCAAGATAACTTAACTTTCTAATGGAGATTCAACTACTCACCTAAGCATGCTATCAAATATCTCTCGAAGCAATACATGGCAAATGCCTCGTAACAGTCCCGCATCAGTTCACAGATGAATGCAACATTCGAATTCAGTAATGAGAAGAACTGCAAAAATAAGAACCGTTACATGTTTACAACAGTAAAAAATGAATTCCATCAACAATGAAGGAAGAAACTAAAACAAGGCTGTTTCAGAATTTACTACCTCCACTCAGAATACATGATGTTTGAGAATTTGAGCAGTAAAAGTTCCACAACTTTGACCACTTATATATAAAGAAACTTATGGGAAATACAATATTTTAATAGTCTCTACTAGCGTATTACTATGAAAACACATAGCCAAAGTTACTTATTAGCAACCATATGTGGTCCAAAGTTCAAGTAGGTAAAATATCAGCAACAATATTTCATAGTTTACACTAACATATTATGCAATTCTTGAACACATGAATACCATATATAGTTCAAGTTGGTCAAAGCCAAAATAATGAGAAAGGAATAAAGTATTATAAAGTGTATCAAAGAGGGCATATTTCAATGAACATGTAAGTAAAAGTTCATGTGCTTTCATCGTAAAGATTATCCCGGAATTTATAATACTCCAAAACTGAAAAGGTGTGTATTATGACATAATAGTATGACTGCCGATCAGTTGAGAACAGAGAAGGGACTTGTGTAGAAAAATACATGAAGACAATGGACAGAGATTGTAACTTATTTTGTATGCTGCAATATATTCGGCATTCAGATTCTCACTCTTAAGTATCACAACTattacaaaaaaaaaaaactgtgaGGCTGTGCCTACTTACTGATTGAACAGCATATACTGGAACCATCAGAATAAGACCAATCATGAATTTTTGCTCCTGCAATATGCAAAAGTTAATATTGAATCAGAAAGTGAAATGACTGAAAATAACAGGACAAAATAGTCAAAACTCTAGGATAAATGCCACTCAGACCATATAAATTCTTTAGTATAAAATAAATCAAACCAAGGTATGAAAGAAAAGCACCTCAGGTTGATGGTATGCGCACAGATGCTCAAAGGTTAGAAACAATGATagaacaagagcaacagttacAGATGTTCCTGCACTCAAAATCGGCCAGCTTGGTAATGCCTTCGACGCGGAAACAAAGCCAGGAGAGAACATGTTCCCTGATCGAGCCAAACAACTGCTCACATGGGTCAGCACTAAAATGAAACGGATCACATTTTTCAGTGCCATACTATTGGAAGAGGTAATGAGGGCTAATGTGTTGAGATTGTCGTCTCAAGAGGCTAGAGGATTGAAGGATTCAGAAGGTGAGGGGAAAATCTTTTTTTTGGTAGTTCTGTAATCTTCCCAAACTCCTTTTAGTCTTCTGCAACACTTCTCTGTGGAGCATGCTGATTCTTCCCTATAAAGAAAAGGGAAATTCTTTAAAATTTCTAAAGCATAACCACAAATAATACAGCATATTAGAATGTTTTTGCCATTTGCATTTAAGATACTGAAAAATCTTCAGTAAGCAACAGCATAAAATATTGAACAATTCTTTCATTCAATATAGTCTCTCCTATAGGATTTAAAACATATGCATGGCCGACACAAATGTTGAAAATGCATTATACACCAGTAGAACCCTATATTTCTCTGGTGTCTCCGCTATACTCCCCAATATCTTAACATAATTTCTCCAATGATTATGGGTTATTCTTCAAACAACCAGAGGTTAGTAGGTGTGCATCTCTTTTCTCCAACAAAAGAAATGAAAGAATGAAGCATAAGAGTTTGCTCTATTCAGATCAAATTCTGTTTGGTTTGGTAAAGGTAACAATAGGCCAACTACACACTATTGGATGCTTTGATGGACACAGCAATCAAAAACCTGAACTAACCAATAATTCCTTTCGGTTGATAGAATTTATCAATGTTTCTGGATAAATGTCTACAGAAGACTAGCAGAAAGTTCTGCATTCCTGTACTACGAGATGCTAATGAACAAATCAATAGCGATGCAGTGTTTCTACTGTAGCTAGGCAACGCAATGGGCGCATTCACAAAGGCATATTAATGATCATTGAAGGTGCTGATGTTCCAGTTACAAGAGTAAAAAGCTATCAGACCCTACAATTAATAAGGGTGTTGCAGACATCAGGCACTGAAAAGCAATCATATGAACACACCGAACAACTACAGTCACTGATCTACCTGTGTTTTCCACCCTGATTCTACATGAAGATGCATGGTAGGAGTAGGAGTAGGAATTAAATTTCTATCCATTGTTAAAAAAACTAAAAGGAGCAAGAGATCTTAGCACTTCAATTCAAATAAGGCAATGGTTGACTGCTGAGCTATGGCCTCCTCAACAGAATAGAAAATACTGCATTGCCAATTATAGAATACCATGAAAATCAACAGCAAACTGGTAGGGGCAGCCAATTGACGTGGGGCATGGGGTTCGGTTAAACCCCAAATTTGTTAGTTGTGGCTATAATGGCACCCTAATCCGTGAACTCGGATACTGTGACCGATCTAGCGCGCAGAGAAAGAGCCGAATCTAACCGTCGACGGATCAAGTAAGCACCCCCAGAACCCCACAACTAACTGGATGCATTGGAGCAACCCTCCGCCACGGAAGAATCGGAGTCAACTGCTCGCAGCCAAGCAAAGGAGAGCAAAATCGGAACAAATTAGGACGATCCGAGCGAGTCAGGGGCTCACCGACCAGTCCCCAGGGATCCCCACTCGACGCCGCCGTTGGGTGGAGAGGTGGGGGGAGGAGGTGGCCGGTGGAGGAGGGAGGGCGCGGTGTCGCTCACGCACGTGAGCAGGGAGGGGGATCCGAGGTGTCGTGCTCGGGCGGAAGGAGACCTGGAGGCGGGTTCCGCGGAACGGGCCGGCGGAAGACGGAATAGGCTGCCGCctcgctcttcttcctcctcctttgGTGACGACGACGATGGCGTGCGGTGCGGGGCTCGGCTTGTTTGAGAGAGCCCGAGGAGAGGGCAACAGTGCGAGTGGGCCCCGATGGGCTTGGCCCCTGGGCCCGGAGGACTCCATCCTCTCATCATAGTTGCACGAGTTCGATCCTTGTCTTGTCCGAAACAAATTCAGTTAATTAATGCTTAGCATGGGCACTAGATAGATATCGTCCCGGGTACCGTACAATTGAGAAATAAATAGTGGCTGCCTTTTAAGGCAATTAGATACTCTAATCAAGTACGGGTGTATATGAGTCTGGATTCTCGAATAGGTTTTTTTTCTGATGTTGTAATTCTCAGAAATTTCGGTCATTACATATCCGTTATTAAATACCTATGAATTTATGAATACAAGTCGAATGTTAGAACGCTGAAAAAATCTAAAAACAAGTTTGGTCATGTATATGTAGCCAAATACGCAAGAGGATTCAACATTTGGCCGATTTCGGTTATACGCTCTTGGTCCCAACACCAACCTGCAGAATAAAATTACCTGGCCACTGCCGCTGCAATCTACCGCAAGCTCCAACTACTCTACTCTTCTCATCCACTAGTTCCAACTTGCTGTCGTCCCCCAccgctcaaaaaaaaaaattgaaaggTACCCACCGCTCAAATCACGACGTCGTTCGCCGGCATTCGTCATCGCTTGCCGCCGCGGACTCGTCATTTGTCGCGAGCACTATGCCCCGAAGCTGCGACCGAGCTAGTGGTGGCCCGGCCTTTACAGCAACAACAGGCAATGCTGGCTGCCTATGTCTGATCAAGGCTGGCCATAACAGGGAGCACCAAAGACAGCCAACAGACCTGAACTCGTCTTTTTCTGCTGTAGGCCACCACATCCATCGCTAACAGGAGTGCTATTGCGACTCAACGTCAAAAGGAGCTTAGATTATCGAGTTGTCAGTGTCCAACAAGTCTAATCATTTCACACGGTGACAGGCACAAATTGTGCATCATGTGGAGCAACGCTACGTAAGCAAACCAGAGGAACATGAAGCAAAAAACACGCATGAGGTCCAGAACAACATGATTTAGTCAACACAATCCAAATACACATAGCATTCAACAATCACGAATAGTTGGAAGTAAAAATGAGCCCTTCAGTGGGCCAGAAAACATAACAAAAGTCTGGGGGTCCATCGATACAAACTGACAGTTAATATCCAATCTCGTTGCACAGTTGCTGAAAGACAGCGATGGTACTGGTACTATGGAGGACATCAAGTGTCCAGACAAAGACGAGCTGCTCTGGACTCCCATCTGCAATGCCTCAACGGCGCACCAGTTTTATTCAGGTTTCGCCTGCAAGTTTTGATTGAAATACTGTCAGATCAGCCGTGTTTGCTATTGACAATACAGCAAACAAGACAAGCAGAATCATTTTACATCAGGAGAGCGTGAGCCAGATGGGCTTCTGCTTGGGCTCTGCTTCTTGGGGCTTGCTGCTTCACCATTTGCCGGCTGCATTGACATTTTAGCAGATAAAATCAAGCacaataaaataaaattattTATTTCAATATGTTGAAGGAAACTTACAGAAGCATTAGGAGATTTGGATCTTGCTGGTGATCTGCAAAAGGTTCCAGAAACAACTGAATTCAATATCCGAAATGCGGCTTTAACAACTTGATTCCAAAAGCCATGACGCCTCGCCCAGCCGAACGAAAGCAATAAAAGCTCATCGAAAATAGAAGCATTCAGTTCCATGCAATAGTGTTAAGTAGCATAATGTCAACAGTGCATATGAACTACAGCAACCATCTGAAGTGTGCCCGAGGTAGGAAGAAAACTCATTCCCCAAGCATTGAACTCCAAGTATATTCCTAGTCACTGTACCACCATAATCCAGATCATCAATCCTTAACGCTCCTATGTCCAGTATTCCAAACAATGCGCTAAGCCCAAGCTCTGATGGCAATCAGTTACAGTACATTAGGTAAAACATGGGGACATTTTAGCTTTCCATAGAAGCTCTCAATTAACAACCATACCTTATAAAACCAACTGAATTGTAGCAAATTGCGAAAATCCCATCCTCAATATCCTAATGCGCAATCCCCAGATCGCCGCACAATCCCAGATTAAACGGCGAGACAATTGAGTCTTCAAAAACAAAACAGAACAGACTAAGCAGTCCATATCATAAATTAGAGAATCTGAGCACTCGAGAAGGAACCCCAAGCGATCAGACTGTACAGCAAGCCATCATCATTGTATACATGCCTGGGAATATAGCTGTGTTCACTTAATCGACGGCACCAGGGTGCTGACATGAAAGAAGGTTACAGTGTTCATTACAGATTGATTACATACCAAATGAAATCTTCTATCACTGTAGTGAGTCAACAGGACTCCATTCAGGCCTTGAAGATTTCCCGAACAGAGCCATTATTTTAATAAagcttgataactattgtttTCGAATAAAATAGCAGCAACCTTTCAAAGAATGCAAACGAGCTAGGATGACACAAAAGTAGGCGTACTAGTCCATATAGCATAATGTGTATAGGTTCTGTTATGCAGAAAATAGCAGATAAGAACTTGACCTAAGGGTTTAAGGCTCAAAAGCTGGATTGGTGTATGTTACCTTGATGGAGAACGCCCTTTTGATGCAGACCTTGAACGGGAAGAAACAGACCTCGACCGGGATCTAGATGCTGAGCGGCGAGCCCTGGGTGATTTGCTGCAGAATATATTCAATATTAGTTAATTTATAGACAAGGTTACCCAAGGACATCATGAAATGGCAGCATACCTTGGGCTCCTGCTTCTGCTGTAGCTACGACTTGGGCTTCGGCTACGTGAGTAGGAGCGACCACGCTTGCCATCATATTCCTTCACCTGTAAAGAGTAAGGTGCATGGTTAATAATGGAACTGCAGAAGATCATCATCAGGACTAAACTAGTAACAGGCAACAAAGCCTACCCTTATATAAGCTCGCCCAAAGGCGTTCCTGAATTCAGTATCATCCAGCTTCTTTATCTGCAATTGGTTGTCAAAGCCAAGAGCATCAAAAACACAGTTCTAGGACTAAATAGAAGGGATAGAAATAACAGTGACAGATAGTGAAAGTCCCAGATCAGGTATTGCAGAAGTCAAATAGAAGCGAGCAAGAAAAAAGCTGTAGAATGAAATGATTCACACACATTGACCAGGCAATGCCATATGGACTTACAGCATATTTCATGTCATCATAGTTTGTGTAGTCCACAATTCCAATGGTGCCTGTAACAAATAGAAATATATGTGAAGAACTTGCCACAAAAAAAATCATATTCTTTACAGAAAGGAAGGATGATCTATCAATCAAAGAAATAACAAAATCTTCACAACAGATGATACGAGACATTcgtattatgccatgcagcatTTATATTCCTAGCACAGCAAGTGGTGGGGCATTTTTAACAGGAGCTTAAGGCATCAATAACCCCAGTCCTAGAATAAACAGCAATGATGGGGGCTTCACAAGTGTGTTCTTTGTAGAACTTCACAAGGATTCATCAAAGAGGTAGCGTCGGGATTCCAGACCAAGGGGAGAGAGACTATTTACGAATGATTTTTTTCTGCCATAGAAATTCTAACCGAACTAGGCATAGCTATAAATCCATACAGGAGACACAGAATTCTTTAGCGGGAATCGAGAACATAGGATGTATGTTGGAATGTCCGTATGAAGCTCACAAATGTCACCAACTAAGATAAGTCTAATTGCAAATCTTGAAGGCAATATCCTTTGAATCTAGAATTCAATTTTCAATCTGCTTGAGCCATAGGGATTAGGTATGGCAGGTGCATTACTCCAGTAAGGGCAGTAAGCTTTAATTGTTGTCCCAGTACATTTGATTTTGTTCATGTGATGCTAGTATGTTTAAATTGTGATGATAGTATGTTTTGTGATGTTTCCAAACAAGCTTACACTTGCTTGTTCAAATTGTCATTTGAACTGTTCCTAAATTAATTTTAAGTTTTACCAACTATTTAAATTAGTAATATATCAATCAATATTCAAAATTTGTCAAAAGCTAGTTCTCTATGTTCTGGGAGATGACAATACTAAGGAAGAGGAACAGAACGAGGTATGGATTGCTTTCTATGGCCTATGCCACAATGGATGACCAAGATGTTGAGGATCTATATAATTAGTTTTGTGATGACAATGGCACCAAAGATTAAACCCTATTGCTTGGCATCATAAGTATATTTTTCAGGCCTGAGCTTCTAAAGATGTATAATGAACGTTTCATATTCAAAACTGCAATAAAAGCAACAGctttaaccaaaatgcaacttACCACCACCTTCACGGTACACTTCAGAGAAACAAACATCACCTGCCTTACGCATATGATCCTGGAAAGAAATATTTAGTGTTAATGAGATGAAAGAATGCAATCTTAGGCAAAGACTTGTGGGGCAGGTGTTTGCCACAAACCTTCAAATCCTGCCATGATGCAGAAGAAGGCAGTCCACTGACAAGAACTGTTTGCCATGAATCAAGTTAAGATTGCAGACACAGAAGAAAAGTAAGCATTGATTTCCAAACACGAATCATACCACGATACTCTGAGTGCCTTGACACGCCACGTCGTGCTCCACCACCAAAGCCACCTGAACGGTCATGTGAGGAAGCATTACCTCTACCACCATGAGCAGGTTCCACCTGTGCACAGCAGTAAAGAGTTAGATCGATAAATTTATCAGAACAGGAGTAGGTATGTAGCTTATCGAAGCACTGCTTAGCTTACTCTTAGGCGGTGTCCATCAAAATTGTATCCATCCCGCCCAGCAATTGCATCTTCAGCATCACGAGGATCTTCAAACTACATGATTAGCAAAGTACCTTATATTTGCTGTTTGTGGCTCAAATAATCAATCAACCCCAAGGTCATCTATTGAGGGAAAAGATAATCGTGTATCCAACATATTCAGGTATATATTACCTCAACAAAAGCATAACCAGGTGGCCTCGGGGGGACCTTCAAGTCAATGTCAACAATCCTCCCATACTGCATTCACAAGATTTATAATATTAGACATTAGCATAAAGTAATGCTTCTTGCAAAATGCACCACAACTACAAGCACATGTCTTAGCTTGAGGTTCCATAGTGAAATAGAGAACAAACTAGGTGAACGCCAATAGTACAAGGTTTTCAAAACAATAGCATGCCAGTGCATCCCATTTCATCAAGAATAAATTCAGAGCATACAGCATCACGATTATCTAACAAGCACACGGTAACCCAGCCTAGCCTAACACAGTAACACAGTTTCTCTCTTTGGTAAGATTGATAAATCGAGATAACGaattaaattattttaaaaaaaaaactcaccTTGTAGAAGAGatcctccacctccctctcccggATGTCGCCCGGGAGATTCCCGACGTAGATCGTCCGGCTCCAGCGCCTGCTCATCCTTCCCCGCTGAAAAATACCAACAAAGTAAAATCAATCAGCAAACCAACCCCCGCCGCATCCGCATCCGCATCTCCCCAATCCGACAGCAGACCCCCAAGAGAAGGTTAGAAAATCAAAACAAATCGTGCGAGACGGCGGGGCGTGGGGCATGAATCACCCAAAGGACGAGGTGAAGAGGAGATTTGTACCTGAACGCGCGGTGGCCGGATGGGCGGGTCGAGGCTAGGGTTTGGCTGCCGCGTCCGCGAGGTCGCGAGATGTGGGGATGAGAGAGAAGGGGGGCGAGGGTTTATGACCACTCGAAGGGAGACCCGGCCCCAAATAAGACGGCCGGAGCGAGTCAGGTCAGGTTCGTTCCGATTTCTCTACGGGCCAGCGCGAGCTCGGGCTGCTGGGCCCATTTATATTTTGGGCTCCCGTTTTGGGATATCCGATATTGGAGGGCCCCTAGTCGCAGATGCATGGAAAGATCAATTTCGTGACTTGCAATGTTTGTTCAACCGAAGGAATATACATCTGACATCACCAAGTCCGGCTGGTCTCGGGGACAAATGGATATCCtgctaggtatggattggatgactaggcatcaAGTATCATTacatatctcttcccgagcggttgagatagattcacctgattatagagctactattctatatcttccaTAGCGAGAGTATATCAACTCTTGCGTTTATGCCATAGAAGGGATCAGGTTTAAGAACATCCCTATCGTATGTGAGTACTTTTTTCGGATAATTTCATCGGCCAATCTTATTGACCTAGCCACTGGTGGTGGTTTTTATCTGCCAACTCAAAGTACTCTGTGCGGGGCACAGAATATGGTATTCTCCCCGTTGGGGTGACTGGTGCACACTCGCGGGGTCGCCTTTGTCTTCCTATCGGCGTTCGGTTAAGGGATTTTGCTGACGCGCAAAGGTGCTCCACCTCCACATGATCTTGAAACATTGCCATGGCATCAGCATGAACTTACTTGTGAATCGTGCAACGAAATGGTGTGCCTGGTGCACGAGAAGACAATGTACCTTTATATGGTTTGGCAAAGGCGGTCGTCTACTCCTATGCTCATCCACAACGAGTTTTTTCGCCGATCCGAGCGATTTTTGTGCTCCTTATTCTCCTCCCTTGTTCCGATCGCGTGCAATATTGTTGGCATGTCAACTCCTCTGGAGGTTCGCGAGAAATTACAATATGATTCCAGTACAACACTAAGTGATGAACAGGGTCTCCAATATCGGAGAAGTATTGGTGGCTCGCAACATCTCCCTCTAACAAGACCGGACATGGCGTAAGCTGCAATAAGATAGGCTAGTTACCCCCTGCGCGTGCGCACCGAAAATCGTGGTGAAGCAGTAAGGCGCATCCTTTTACAAAAGCGGATTAGGCGGGCTCGCCTGATGATTGTCGGTTAATTAGAGAATTTTGGAGTACTCTCTGTGTCCAATAGACTAACATAATTTTCTAGGGAAAATCCGTTGAATCCTCATCATCAGTGGCGGAGCCCTATAGGGCTCCGGCCCCCCTTGGCACGCAAAATTTTTTGAAAAGAAGAGCAGAGAGCTCCATAATCCATTCAATATATAAATCCTGGTGCAGTCTGCTCAACACACAAGTCCAAGTGTCTCTCTAATATACTTATATTTTGTTAACTGTGATATAGTTATCAGTAGTTCATCAATCAAAACTTATTTCTACGAAACTTTTGTATATATTGATTTGAAGTTGGCAAATTGGCCCCCTCTATATTTTGCTTCACGCTCCGCCACTGCTCGTCATCTACATAAGGATAAGCACGAGACTTTGGCTATAATAATGGAACAACTGCAGTAACTTGGGTGCAATCTTTGTTGAGAGAACTCCAAGTTCCTCAGCCAAATGCAGGTCATATGGTTAAACAATCTGGTAGCAAAAAACCTTATTGCAACCCTTGTTACAAGCTCAGACTAACACATTGAGGTGGAACTGCACTTTATGCGGGAAAATGGTGGCCCTTGGAGCGCTCAGAGTTTGGTTCGTCGCCTCTGATGGTAGCAGATGCAATCACAAAACCATGAGCAAAAGTGATGTTGGAGGCAGGTCGATGCAATCTCAAACTTGTTGCCACTAGCTGAGATTTAGGGGGGCGTGTTAACGTGATTCTTCATTTGTTTGTTGAGACCACGATTATATATTAGATATGATCGTGTAGTTGTACCTTGCAATGTGTTCAATCAATAATGTTGAAGTATATATGAGATCAAGTCCCTCAAGGGAATTCATGGCACTTCATCCCATTCATCTAGTAGGCTAGTAGCTATATAAGTTGCAATAACAATTCCATTTTCATCATGACTCTTTGGGCCCAACATTTTATTTCTTTAAAGAAACGTCGCTTCAGTGATCTCCTCCAGTCTATAGCCCGATTGAATTCCGACACGGCATGTGTCGCAAAGTGAAACTCTAGGCGACCCACAGTAAACTTAAATCGAACTGATCGATCCTAGATGAACGTGTGGGGGCTCTCCATGAACACGAGGTTTCACTAGCAGGAAATGAGATTTGCACGGCAAAAGATTGGCGCATCATATCAGACGCTGTTCATTCGGAAGCACACGGAGGAGAGATCGACCGCTCTCAGTCTCAGTACATAGGTATACGCACAGCCAtgccgcggccggcggccgtGCTTGTGGTGGTGGAGCTATCAGCCCCGCTTGACGGGGTCGAAGTTGGAgacggcgacgacggcgccgaCGATGGCGACGAGCACGACCCCGCCGGAGACGATGCTGAGGAGGAAGTTCTTGAGCGAGGGCGAGATCCCCGGCTGCGCGGCCTCCGCGACCTCCGGcagcaccagcgccgccgcgatggccgccgcggccgcccacTCCTTGGCCGGGTTCTGCGCGGACGACGCCCGGGCGACGACGGCCACCCTGCTGGCCGACCTGCCACGGGGCGAGACGCGGAGCGACGACGGGCTGGTGCCGCCGGCGCGGAGGGGCTTCCCGAGCCCCCGGGCCACGGACAGAGACGCcgcgacggcggtggcggccaTGGGTCCTGTGCTCAGCGCTTCCCTGTCGTGCGTCGCTGGATTGGTTGGTCGGGAGTGTAGTACGTGTGATGGCAGGAGCGGCTGGCCGGGGCAGGGCGGGACGGATATGTAGATAGGGTaggggaggaggagctagaggGGGTGCCAGGTCAGCGCGCCAGGCTGACGTGGGCGGCCGCCGGCTTGCCAAGTGGCGCGCAGGATAAGGTCTTATCTTTGACGGCGACCTGGTGGGCGGTGGCTGAGAGTGAGGTGTGTGGCCGTGTGGCTGGAGGCGGCGTACGTACGTGAACGTCTGATCACTGGGCCGGACAACTACCGCCGAAATGGGCCGAGCATCAGATCTGGACTGCTTGGTCTCGAACCATCACGAACACCCGAAAGATATATAGGACGACACGGCTTCGAACCGTGTGTCACTGCGGTGCACCATCACACACAGGCTCACAGC from Panicum hallii strain FIL2 chromosome 9, PHallii_v3.1, whole genome shotgun sequence includes:
- the LOC112875492 gene encoding serine/arginine-rich-splicing factor SR34-like → MSRRWSRTIYVGNLPGDIREREVEDLFYKYGRIVDIDLKVPPRPPGYAFVEFEDPRDAEDAIAGRDGYNFDGHRLRVEPAHGGRGNASSHDRSGGFGGGARRGVSRHSEYRVLVSGLPSSASWQDLKDHMRKAGDVCFSEVYREGGGTIGIVDYTNYDDMKYAIKKLDDTEFRNAFGRAYIRVKEYDGKRGRSYSRSRSPSRSYSRSRSPSKSPRARRSASRSRSRSVSSRSRSASKGRSPSRSPARSKSPNASPANGEAASPKKQSPSRSPSGSRSPDAKPE
- the LOC112873620 gene encoding uncharacterized protein LOC112873620, which produces MAATAVAASLSVARGLGKPLRAGGTSPSSLRVSPRGRSASRVAVVARASSAQNPAKEWAAAAAIAAALVLPEVAEAAQPGISPSLKNFLLSIVSGGVVLVAIVGAVVAVSNFDPVKRG